DNA sequence from the Bradyrhizobium diazoefficiens genome:
CGAGGATTCAAGCCCGCAGCTTGAGGCCAATGCGCTGCTCTCCGACGGCCGCTGCTCCCTAGTCGGCGGCTACGCACTGACCAGAGATTCACTCGTCGTCCCCGGCATGAAGACGGCACGCTTGCCGGATTTCACCGGGGCTACCCGCGACGACCGTCGCCGCCGCGTCACACTCGGCGTGCTCGCGCCGAGCCGGCCTTACGTCTATTCGCCGATCACCATCGTGCTCGGGCCGAAGGCGCGCGAGCGCAAGATCGGCAACATTGGCGATCTCGCCGGCCTCCGCCTCGCGATCGAAAGCGGATCACTGGGCGATGCCATCCTGATGACGTTCGACAAGGGACGGCTGATCGACAACGTCACCCACCTCGTCCCCGGCCGCGACGATCTCCTGGGCGCGCTGGAGCGAAGCGAATACGATGCGACGCTGATCGACCTCGCCCGCTTCGACGCGCACCGCGTCGCGCA
Encoded proteins:
- a CDS encoding transporter substrate-binding domain-containing protein, which translates into the protein MNRRLGALGLAAILTAPATAAWAADPLSICLDEDRPPLSAHHKGKPDSGFDVLLAQAIAERMGRPLRIQWFESKLDEDSSPQLEANALLSDGRCSLVGGYALTRDSLVVPGMKTARLPDFTGATRDDRRRRVTLGVLAPSRPYVYSPITIVLGPKARERKIGNIGDLAGLRLAIESGSLGDAILMTFDKGRLIDNVTHLVPGRDDLLGALERSEYDATLIDLARFDAHRVAHPDTAITASGYYYPIGANRGYVGLASDPALIEAINNALGELTAEGKIAEFGKRAGLTYLPPREPAILGDVWREIIQR